The following proteins are co-located in the Gordonia polyisoprenivorans genome:
- a CDS encoding OPT family oligopeptide transporter encodes MSDAPTVVAPPPTAGLRELTVRGVILGGLITLVFTAANVYLGLKVGLTFATAIPAAVISMAVLRFFSHHSIVENNIVQTIASAAGTLSAIIFVIPGLVMIGWWTGFPYWITLAVCAVGGILGVMYSIPLRRALVTGSDLPYPEGVAAAEVLKVGETSVGVESNRAGLKAILIGSVGSALFALLAKMRIFTDSVSAVYRIGSGGSMFGASLSLALIGVGHLVGLTVGIAMLVGLVISFFILMPIYSWGDFTAATGAIGDTIDTVFSSDVRLIGAGVIAVAAVWTLLKIMRPIITGISGALTSARSRRAGVTVDITERDIPFPYVIGTVLVMLIPIGLLLWDFVHTAKAGSSSMPLVGSAGGIITVTIVFVAIIGLVVAAVCGYMAGLIGSSNSPISGVGILVVIIAAVLIKVVYGTATGDQTDALIAYTLFASAIVFGVATISNDNLQDLKTGQLVGATPWKQQVALIIGVLFGSAVIPPILGLMNDSFGFAGMPGAGEDALSAPQAQLLSTLAKGVLGGSLDWGLLGIGALIGIGVIIVDEVLGRTTGRLRLPPLAVGMGMYLPMSLTLIIPVGAILGVFYNKWADRRGGDVEQKKRIGVLMATGLIVGESLFGVVYAAIVAASGDDGVLGVVGDSFENYAKWLGIVFFILLILGLYKWAQRIAGSMGGTGVGPSEPVDVTKR; translated from the coding sequence ATGTCCGATGCTCCGACCGTGGTGGCCCCACCGCCCACCGCAGGTCTTCGCGAATTGACCGTGCGCGGCGTGATTCTCGGCGGCCTGATCACGCTGGTGTTCACCGCGGCCAACGTCTACCTGGGCCTCAAGGTGGGTCTGACCTTCGCCACGGCCATCCCGGCCGCGGTGATCTCGATGGCAGTGCTGCGCTTCTTCTCCCATCACTCCATCGTCGAGAACAACATCGTGCAGACGATCGCGTCGGCCGCGGGTACCTTGTCGGCGATCATCTTCGTCATCCCCGGTCTGGTGATGATCGGATGGTGGACCGGATTTCCGTACTGGATCACCCTCGCGGTCTGCGCGGTCGGCGGCATCCTCGGCGTCATGTATTCGATTCCGCTGCGTCGGGCGCTGGTCACCGGCTCGGATCTCCCGTACCCGGAAGGTGTTGCCGCAGCAGAGGTCTTGAAGGTCGGCGAGACCTCCGTGGGGGTGGAGAGCAACCGGGCGGGCCTCAAGGCGATCCTCATCGGTTCGGTCGGTTCGGCTCTGTTCGCTCTGCTGGCGAAGATGCGGATCTTCACCGACTCCGTGTCGGCGGTCTACCGGATCGGCAGTGGCGGAAGCATGTTCGGCGCGAGCCTGTCGCTGGCACTGATCGGCGTCGGCCACCTGGTGGGTCTGACCGTCGGAATCGCGATGCTCGTGGGTCTGGTCATCTCGTTCTTCATCCTGATGCCGATCTACTCGTGGGGCGATTTCACGGCTGCCACCGGCGCCATCGGCGACACCATCGACACCGTCTTCTCCTCCGACGTCCGGCTCATCGGCGCCGGGGTGATCGCGGTCGCCGCCGTGTGGACTCTCCTGAAGATCATGCGGCCGATCATCACCGGTATCTCCGGCGCGCTCACCTCCGCGCGCTCACGCCGCGCCGGGGTCACCGTCGACATCACCGAACGCGACATCCCGTTCCCCTACGTCATCGGCACAGTGCTGGTGATGCTCATCCCGATCGGGCTGTTGCTGTGGGACTTCGTCCACACCGCGAAAGCCGGCTCGTCCTCGATGCCGCTCGTCGGGTCGGCCGGCGGCATCATCACCGTCACCATCGTGTTCGTCGCCATCATCGGCCTGGTGGTCGCGGCGGTCTGCGGCTACATGGCCGGACTGATCGGGTCGTCGAACAGCCCGATCTCCGGTGTCGGCATCCTCGTGGTGATCATCGCCGCGGTGCTGATCAAGGTCGTCTACGGCACCGCGACCGGCGACCAAACCGACGCACTGATCGCGTACACGTTGTTCGCGTCGGCGATCGTCTTCGGCGTGGCCACCATCTCCAACGACAACCTGCAAGACCTCAAGACCGGTCAGCTGGTCGGTGCCACACCGTGGAAACAGCAGGTCGCGCTCATCATCGGCGTGCTGTTCGGGTCGGCGGTCATCCCGCCGATCCTCGGGCTCATGAACGATTCGTTCGGCTTCGCCGGTATGCCCGGCGCCGGCGAGGACGCCCTGTCGGCGCCGCAGGCGCAACTGCTGTCCACTCTTGCCAAGGGCGTGCTCGGCGGGTCGCTGGACTGGGGTCTGCTCGGCATCGGCGCACTCATCGGGATCGGCGTCATCATCGTCGACGAGGTGCTCGGGCGGACGACTGGGCGATTGCGGTTGCCTCCGCTGGCCGTCGGTATGGGCATGTACCTGCCGATGTCGTTGACGCTGATCATCCCGGTCGGCGCGATCCTCGGTGTGTTCTACAACAAGTGGGCCGACCGTCGGGGCGGCGACGTCGAGCAGAAGAAACGAATCGGTGTGCTCATGGCCACCGGTCTGATCGTCGGCGAAAGCCTCTTCGGCGTGGTCTATGCGGCGATCGTCGCCGCCTCCGGGGACGATGGCGTGCTCGGGGTGGTTGGCGACTCCTTCGAGAACTACGCCAAATGGCTCGGCATCGTGTTCTTCATCCTGCTCATCCTCGGGCTCTACAAGTGGGCCCAGCGGATCGCGGGGTCGATGGGCGGCACCGGGGTCGGGCCGAGCGAGCCCGTCGACGTCACCAAACGCTGA
- a CDS encoding aspartate aminotransferase family protein yields MNTAHDPTPPDPARHLIRYGGSFSPELIARAEGSFVYTADGRRILDFTSGQMSAILGHSHPEIVATVSRQVATLDHLFSGMLSEPVLELAARLADSLPAPLDKALLLTTGAESNEAAIRLAKLVTGKHEIVSFARSWHGMTHAAAAATYSAGRGGYGPVSPGNYALPTPDAFRPDFTRPDGTLDWERQLDFGFGLIDAQSVGSLAACIVEPILSSGGVIDLPPGYLAALQRKCRERDMLLILDEAQTGLCRTGNWYAFQRDGVVPDILTLSKTLGAGLPLAATITSAEIEQTAHDRGFLFFTTHVSDPLVAAVGNTVLDVLERDRLDERATAAGKLLREGLRDIARRHAVVGDIRGRGLLQGLELVEPGDPDASADRLGAAVTRRCFELGLHMNVVQLPGMGGTFRVAPPLTASDDELGLGLEILEQAIAESV; encoded by the coding sequence ATGAACACGGCGCACGACCCGACCCCGCCCGATCCCGCCCGGCACCTGATTCGCTACGGCGGCAGTTTCTCGCCCGAGCTGATTGCCCGCGCCGAAGGCAGCTTCGTCTACACCGCCGACGGTCGGCGCATCCTGGACTTCACCTCGGGGCAGATGTCGGCGATCCTGGGGCACTCGCACCCCGAGATCGTGGCGACGGTGTCCCGGCAGGTCGCAACGCTCGACCACCTGTTCAGCGGGATGCTCTCCGAGCCGGTCCTCGAACTCGCTGCGCGACTGGCCGATTCGTTGCCCGCGCCGCTGGATAAGGCGTTGCTGCTGACCACCGGAGCCGAGTCGAACGAGGCCGCGATCCGGCTCGCCAAGCTCGTCACCGGCAAGCATGAGATCGTGTCGTTCGCGCGGTCGTGGCACGGCATGACGCATGCGGCCGCCGCGGCCACCTACAGCGCGGGTCGCGGCGGCTACGGTCCGGTGTCACCGGGGAACTACGCGCTGCCCACCCCGGATGCGTTCCGCCCCGACTTCACCCGTCCCGACGGCACCCTGGATTGGGAGCGTCAACTGGACTTCGGTTTCGGGCTCATCGACGCCCAGTCCGTCGGCTCGCTGGCCGCATGCATCGTCGAGCCGATCCTCTCCTCCGGCGGTGTCATCGATCTGCCGCCGGGCTATCTGGCTGCGCTGCAACGTAAATGCCGTGAGCGCGACATGCTCCTCATCCTCGACGAGGCGCAGACCGGGTTGTGTCGCACCGGCAATTGGTATGCCTTCCAGCGCGACGGCGTCGTCCCCGACATCCTCACCCTGTCCAAGACGCTGGGCGCCGGTCTGCCGCTCGCGGCGACCATCACCTCCGCCGAGATCGAGCAGACCGCCCACGACCGTGGGTTCTTGTTCTTCACCACCCATGTCTCCGACCCGCTGGTCGCCGCCGTCGGCAACACCGTTCTCGATGTGCTGGAACGTGATCGGCTCGACGAGCGCGCGACCGCCGCCGGAAAACTGTTGCGTGAGGGCTTGCGCGACATCGCTCGTCGCCACGCCGTCGTCGGCGACATCCGCGGGCGCGGGCTGCTGCAGGGACTCGAACTCGTCGAGCCCGGCGACCCCGATGCCAGCGCCGACCGGCTGGGGGCCGCTGTGACCCGTCGGTGCTTCGAGCTCGGGCTGCACATGAATGTGGTGCAGCTACCGGGTATGGGCGGCACGTTCCGGGTCGCACCTCCACTCACCGCATCCGACGACGAACTCGGGCTCGGCCTCGAGATCCTGGAGCAGGCGATCGCCGAGAGCGTCTAG
- a CDS encoding PPOX class F420-dependent oxidoreductase: MPRTIATATDVEKAELEQFLRPRHKMLLLTTRDSGAPQISPVSGGVDDQGRIVIATYPGRAKTTNAKKRPQVSVCVISDEWNGPWVQVDGTAEVLDMPDAEDGLVDYFRSISGEHPDWDEYRAAMRLQNKSLIRVTPTSWGPIATGGFPADVAAALDAKDA, translated from the coding sequence ATGCCCAGAACCATTGCCACCGCCACCGATGTCGAGAAGGCCGAGCTCGAACAGTTCCTGCGGCCGCGCCACAAGATGTTGCTGCTCACCACCCGGGACTCGGGCGCCCCGCAGATCTCGCCGGTCAGCGGCGGCGTCGACGACCAGGGCCGCATCGTGATCGCCACCTATCCGGGACGCGCGAAAACCACCAACGCCAAGAAGCGCCCGCAGGTCAGCGTGTGCGTCATCTCCGACGAGTGGAACGGCCCGTGGGTTCAGGTCGACGGCACCGCGGAGGTCCTCGACATGCCCGACGCCGAGGACGGTCTCGTCGACTACTTCCGGTCGATCTCCGGTGAGCACCCCGATTGGGATGAATACCGTGCAGCGATGCGACTGCAGAACAAGTCGCTGATCCGGGTCACGCCCACGTCGTGGGGGCCGATCGCCACCGGCGGGTTCCCGGCGGACGTCGCCGCCGCGCTCGACGCCAAAGACGCCTGA
- a CDS encoding TetR/AcrR family transcriptional regulator: MTAEDASARSGIRKTAGRPRDGSIDTAVLDAARELLAETGYAGVTVAAVAHRAGTTKTAIYRRWESKPHLVHDATFGRFTTLVPQSGRISEDVAQMVEEVCAVFGSPVTRAALPGLIADMAADPAVHQRVLAGFAGVFGGVAERLMDARERGELRVDVDPTIFVEMLGGAAILHTLMHREGGLDEAWGAQMLAALSAIVVDEPPAQ; encoded by the coding sequence ATGACAGCAGAGGACGCGAGCGCCCGCAGCGGAATCCGGAAAACCGCCGGACGGCCCCGTGACGGCAGCATCGATACCGCGGTACTCGACGCGGCACGTGAACTGCTGGCCGAGACCGGATATGCAGGGGTGACGGTCGCCGCGGTTGCACATCGTGCCGGCACCACCAAGACCGCGATCTATCGGCGATGGGAGTCCAAACCGCACCTGGTACACGACGCCACGTTCGGCCGGTTCACCACGCTCGTGCCGCAGAGCGGACGGATCTCCGAGGACGTGGCACAGATGGTCGAGGAGGTGTGCGCGGTGTTCGGCAGTCCCGTGACGCGGGCGGCGCTACCGGGACTGATCGCCGATATGGCCGCCGACCCGGCGGTGCATCAGCGAGTGCTCGCGGGCTTCGCCGGAGTCTTCGGCGGCGTCGCCGAACGTCTCATGGACGCTCGCGAACGTGGAGAACTGCGCGTCGACGTGGACCCGACGATCTTCGTCGAAATGCTCGGTGGCGCAGCCATTCTGCACACCCTCATGCATCGCGAGGGCGGTCTCGACGAGGCATGGGGTGCGCAGATGTTGGCGGCGCTGTCGGCGATCGTCGTCGACGAGCCACCGGCGCAGTGA
- a CDS encoding helix-turn-helix domain-containing protein, translated as MVATPMNADSAGAMLRIWRERRRLSQQELSNRSGVSSRHVSRVETGKAHPSVDMLLHLAEQLDLPLRERNRVLLAGGYAPRYEARDRDDASVAAVMDGLRGLLDAHRPYPALILDGYWNIIDANDATEGLLAGCAPALLEPPVNVLRVCLHPDGISTRIRNLNTWAGHLYRQVTHRANRTHDPRHLELADDIVSNVPDVLSAPPGAGPVLTLELDSAEGTLRFFSVSTQLETATDVSLEELHLETFLPADQQTRDLFSKCEPQEHTTTAQSVGRKPISSEVRGVTLPRNTAR; from the coding sequence ATGGTCGCGACACCCATGAACGCCGACAGTGCGGGTGCCATGCTCCGGATCTGGCGAGAGCGCCGCAGGCTCAGCCAGCAGGAACTGTCGAACCGCTCCGGTGTGTCCAGTCGACATGTGAGCCGGGTGGAGACAGGCAAGGCGCACCCCAGCGTCGACATGCTCCTCCATCTGGCCGAGCAATTGGACCTACCACTTCGAGAGCGCAATCGAGTGCTTCTTGCCGGCGGGTACGCGCCCCGGTACGAGGCCCGTGATCGGGATGACGCTTCGGTCGCGGCCGTGATGGACGGCTTACGCGGTCTGCTCGATGCCCATCGCCCCTATCCCGCACTCATTCTGGACGGCTATTGGAACATCATCGACGCCAACGATGCGACGGAAGGTCTGTTGGCAGGATGTGCACCCGCACTCCTCGAGCCGCCGGTCAACGTGCTGCGTGTGTGCCTGCACCCCGACGGGATCTCCACCCGCATCCGCAATCTCAACACCTGGGCCGGCCATCTGTACCGGCAGGTCACCCATCGGGCGAATCGCACTCACGATCCCCGCCATCTCGAGCTTGCCGACGACATCGTGTCGAACGTTCCAGACGTGCTCAGCGCGCCACCCGGAGCCGGGCCCGTTCTCACTCTCGAACTCGATTCCGCCGAAGGGACTCTGCGGTTCTTCAGCGTCTCGACCCAGCTGGAGACAGCGACTGACGTCTCTTTGGAGGAGCTGCATCTCGAAACATTCCTCCCGGCAGATCAGCAAACCAGGGACCTCTTCTCGAAGTGCGAGCCGCAAGAGCACACGACCACCGCTCAGTCGGTTGGGCGCAAGCCCATCTCCTCGGAGGTGCGTGGTGTGACGTTGCCCAGGAACACCGCGAGGTAG
- a CDS encoding DUF3376 domain-containing protein: MAVWIGGVIAELDLLRRATDDTSDTSGRAKIYRELLGEAHYKGVEFDILAGASAGGLNAVLFALAQSYGVVTDSIVRKTWENDGGLWDLLRSPADNAAADRWSGFRAVDSVLSGDGRFLTLAVGAVNKIAAAPRLSKRPPPQALSVELAATLLPDPDKQVTTARGGFSFTRRPGGLGSQYSTIPGLGDDEAAAEIARQAMALAIRSTSSFPGAFEPATVYSIDSPEEIAPNTGGKPNMDRVFPFARAATGDDTAGSTTAPGEAPFLVIDGGVFDNIPIDRAIRAIQRAPASAPTERVLMYLDPQPPAQPEPIPIPATDNAQRRVLAKQTAQLSRWLNVIRSGMSMKSRQESAEDEITYIREHNDSVLALRGRTEELAAWLGNATGPLPSIPVSRYIQSRIGSDAQHYSEILTEPHTMLFTPPFRAAPRTPVEPLISLRIKDALAQAYTRVTPGSAAAGSDAQAQSVMSRGDVTAAIDATQFLIAWARALEGAGVGAASAFKPSLYRCGAVLLQARHLTVDTALASVAATPEQWTDALVDGIATQDALTISADVNNALAQGNSVDDATFYSALSPSTEASGVGFTSDGGTAALTTIWTHLHAHLAALVTASARANEEFWNESLYHALAQRLPAETTYTAYEIVRLIAVSGGPDTQSVIRYHQITGDEPPVSIGPGYLDALRADAVATQLEAWLKHDIAVEAIDPQQLSEWMTKIDGLQRAEDKLCGTPLARFAGFLDWRWRASDWRWGRLNAASGIVDLLLPDDPRADAEQIAQQDAQRLLYKTNLQSEIVAEDPDAQAIPARGAGAITDLPSSYRVGLVSRASGLVIRALQPASIFPSPVKKSVVIIGVALLRVLPVLLGLIVDPLRLLIALAATLLTSFLLPGDSETGPVLWYTVSALTGLIGLLMVSRSLAAESKWRKMDGRLKQAVSGGPHQSWLTTLRSAEKKTRKWRQWTAAVGVGCIAAAVITGVLTGERVVTRYQIEPLLIVWVLVAGGAITLALRCTKVPPALTYNPPAVQGFGRRLRQRVPLIVAVVFIVAIVVAAFWGDATPPSAPIYTAVLAAACSAALVACSLWGWTSAAQVYTYAAPAAVLSGAIAAVFDVWVIPESALPLTVLVPVIVWWLYLAVFLGNVTPRTSEEMGLRPTD; encoded by the coding sequence ATGGCGGTATGGATCGGCGGGGTGATCGCGGAGCTCGATCTGTTGCGGCGGGCCACCGATGACACCTCTGATACGTCGGGCCGCGCGAAGATCTATCGTGAGTTGCTCGGCGAAGCCCACTACAAGGGTGTGGAGTTCGACATCCTCGCCGGAGCCAGCGCGGGTGGGCTCAATGCGGTGCTGTTCGCACTGGCGCAAAGCTATGGGGTGGTCACCGATTCCATCGTCCGCAAGACGTGGGAGAACGACGGCGGTCTCTGGGATCTGCTGCGCAGCCCCGCCGACAATGCCGCTGCGGATCGATGGTCCGGCTTTCGCGCCGTCGACTCCGTGTTGTCCGGCGACGGCCGATTCCTGACGCTTGCCGTCGGCGCGGTGAACAAGATCGCCGCCGCGCCGAGACTGTCGAAGCGACCTCCACCGCAAGCACTGAGCGTCGAACTCGCCGCCACCCTGCTCCCCGACCCGGACAAGCAGGTGACCACCGCCCGCGGCGGGTTCTCCTTCACCCGCCGGCCCGGTGGCCTCGGCTCGCAGTACTCAACGATTCCCGGATTGGGCGACGACGAGGCCGCCGCCGAGATCGCTCGGCAGGCCATGGCACTGGCCATCCGATCGACGTCCTCGTTCCCGGGTGCCTTCGAACCAGCCACGGTGTATTCGATCGACTCACCCGAGGAGATCGCGCCGAACACCGGCGGAAAACCCAACATGGACAGAGTGTTTCCGTTCGCTCGCGCTGCCACGGGTGACGACACAGCAGGCAGCACCACCGCGCCCGGTGAGGCACCTTTTCTCGTCATCGACGGTGGGGTCTTCGACAACATCCCGATCGACCGGGCGATCCGCGCCATCCAACGCGCCCCTGCGTCCGCGCCCACCGAGCGCGTGCTGATGTACCTCGACCCACAACCGCCCGCGCAGCCCGAGCCCATCCCGATACCGGCGACGGACAATGCGCAGCGACGAGTGCTCGCCAAGCAAACCGCCCAGTTGTCGCGCTGGCTCAACGTCATTCGCTCCGGCATGTCGATGAAGAGTCGACAGGAGTCGGCCGAGGACGAGATCACCTACATCCGCGAGCACAACGACAGCGTCCTCGCACTGCGCGGGCGCACCGAGGAACTCGCCGCGTGGTTGGGAAACGCCACAGGTCCTCTGCCGAGCATTCCGGTGAGCCGCTACATCCAGTCCCGGATCGGTTCCGACGCACAACATTACAGCGAGATCCTCACTGAACCCCACACGATGCTGTTCACCCCGCCGTTCCGGGCCGCGCCACGCACACCCGTCGAACCGCTGATCAGCCTACGTATCAAAGACGCACTCGCGCAGGCCTACACGAGGGTCACCCCAGGATCGGCGGCAGCCGGCTCCGACGCGCAGGCCCAGTCGGTGATGAGCCGCGGGGACGTCACCGCCGCCATCGATGCGACGCAATTCCTGATCGCCTGGGCCCGTGCACTCGAAGGCGCAGGAGTCGGTGCCGCGAGCGCGTTCAAGCCCTCGCTGTATCGCTGCGGCGCCGTGCTCCTACAAGCCCGCCATCTCACCGTCGACACCGCACTGGCTTCGGTGGCCGCGACCCCGGAGCAGTGGACCGATGCACTCGTCGACGGTATCGCCACGCAAGACGCGCTGACCATCAGTGCCGATGTCAACAATGCACTGGCCCAGGGCAACAGCGTCGACGACGCCACCTTCTACAGCGCCCTGTCACCGTCGACCGAGGCGAGTGGAGTCGGGTTCACATCCGACGGTGGGACAGCGGCGCTCACCACGATCTGGACCCACCTCCACGCGCATCTGGCAGCCCTCGTGACCGCCTCCGCGCGCGCCAACGAGGAATTCTGGAATGAGTCCTTGTATCACGCTCTGGCTCAGAGGCTTCCCGCGGAGACCACATACACCGCGTACGAGATCGTGCGCCTCATCGCGGTGTCGGGCGGACCCGACACCCAGTCGGTCATCCGCTACCACCAGATCACCGGCGACGAGCCTCCCGTCTCCATCGGCCCCGGTTATCTCGATGCCCTTCGCGCCGACGCCGTGGCGACCCAGTTGGAGGCATGGCTCAAGCACGACATTGCGGTCGAGGCCATCGATCCGCAACAGTTGTCCGAGTGGATGACCAAGATCGATGGTCTCCAACGTGCCGAGGACAAGCTCTGCGGCACACCACTGGCCCGTTTCGCCGGCTTTCTCGACTGGCGGTGGCGCGCGAGCGACTGGCGTTGGGGCCGACTCAACGCCGCCTCGGGCATCGTCGACCTTCTCCTGCCGGACGATCCGCGTGCCGACGCCGAGCAGATAGCGCAGCAAGACGCGCAGCGACTCCTCTACAAGACAAACCTTCAGAGCGAGATCGTCGCCGAAGACCCCGACGCCCAAGCGATTCCCGCGCGCGGTGCCGGTGCGATCACCGACCTCCCGTCGTCGTATCGCGTGGGTCTCGTCTCGCGCGCGTCCGGTCTGGTGATCCGGGCGTTGCAGCCGGCGTCGATCTTTCCGAGCCCGGTCAAGAAATCCGTCGTGATCATCGGGGTCGCACTGTTGCGCGTCCTCCCGGTCCTGTTGGGGTTGATCGTCGACCCGCTGCGCCTGCTGATCGCGCTGGCGGCGACCCTGCTGACGTCGTTTCTCCTGCCGGGCGATTCCGAGACGGGGCCGGTGCTCTGGTACACCGTCTCCGCTCTCACCGGCCTCATCGGCCTTCTGATGGTCTCACGTTCCCTTGCCGCAGAAAGCAAGTGGCGCAAGATGGACGGCCGACTCAAACAAGCCGTCAGCGGCGGCCCACACCAGTCCTGGCTGACCACCCTACGCTCCGCGGAAAAGAAGACACGAAAGTGGCGTCAGTGGACCGCCGCGGTGGGCGTCGGCTGTATCGCTGCCGCGGTGATCACCGGCGTCCTCACCGGTGAACGCGTGGTGACGCGCTACCAGATCGAGCCGTTGCTCATCGTGTGGGTGCTCGTCGCCGGCGGGGCGATCACGCTCGCCCTCCGTTGCACGAAAGTGCCTCCCGCACTGACATACAACCCACCGGCGGTGCAGGGATTCGGCCGACGTCTGCGGCAGCGGGTTCCCCTGATCGTCGCAGTAGTGTTCATCGTCGCGATCGTCGTCGCCGCGTTCTGGGGTGACGCCACCCCGCCGAGCGCCCCGATCTACACCGCGGTGCTCGCCGCGGCGTGCAGCGCCGCCCTCGTCGCGTGCTCACTGTGGGGGTGGACCTCAGCCGCCCAGGTCTACACCTACGCGGCTCCCGCCGCGGTCCTCTCGGGGGCAATCGCCGCAGTCTTCGACGTCTGGGTCATCCCGGAGTCGGCGCTGCCCCTGACAGTCCTCGTTCCGGTGATCGTGTGGTGGCTCTACCTCGCGGTGTTCCTGGGCAACGTCACACCACGCACCTCCGAGGAGATGGGCTTGCGCCCAACCGACTGA
- a CDS encoding phosphotransferase family protein, translated as MADTAPPHSGHTPTVDTHVDPLQRSARDTTEVPLILADWIGSRGDSPRGTPQLHIDAGVDANGMSSETIMVDAHWPDGGSPADERWVMRMAPRPEDIPVFDTYRLDHQYETMRLAAEATGLPIPRMRWLEPTGALLGSPFFLMDRIDGLVPPDVMPYTFGDNWLFDAPMESQRALQDSTIELVARLHSIPEASTTFRFLREGQSATGSDLRSRLTWLAQWYESSTTIGRSPLVDRALPWLEDHFPDDVAASDSVLIWGDARIGNVIYQDFTPAAILDWEMATLGPRELDVSWMIFAHQVFQELCGLAALPGMPHFLRENDVRDTYRELTGVELGDLRWFSVFAGVIWCCVFMRAGSRRVHFGEITRPADVDAELFYHRTLLERLLEEGP; from the coding sequence ATGGCCGACACGGCGCCTCCACACAGCGGTCACACCCCCACGGTCGACACCCACGTCGACCCGTTGCAGCGGTCGGCACGCGACACCACGGAGGTCCCACTCATCCTCGCCGACTGGATCGGCAGCCGCGGGGACTCCCCTCGCGGTACACCCCAGCTGCACATCGACGCCGGTGTCGACGCGAACGGCATGTCGTCGGAGACGATCATGGTCGATGCGCATTGGCCCGATGGGGGTTCACCGGCCGACGAACGGTGGGTGATGCGCATGGCGCCGCGACCCGAGGACATCCCCGTCTTCGACACCTACCGACTCGATCACCAATACGAGACGATGCGACTCGCCGCCGAGGCCACCGGCCTTCCGATCCCCCGGATGCGGTGGCTCGAGCCGACGGGCGCGCTGTTGGGGTCGCCTTTCTTCCTGATGGATCGCATCGACGGGCTCGTCCCACCCGACGTCATGCCCTACACCTTCGGCGACAACTGGCTCTTCGACGCCCCCATGGAAAGCCAACGTGCCCTGCAGGATTCGACGATCGAACTGGTGGCGCGACTGCACTCGATTCCCGAGGCGTCGACGACGTTCAGGTTCCTACGCGAGGGCCAATCGGCCACCGGGTCGGACCTGCGCAGCCGTCTCACCTGGCTGGCGCAGTGGTACGAGTCGTCGACGACGATCGGCCGGTCCCCGCTGGTCGATCGGGCATTGCCGTGGCTCGAGGACCACTTCCCCGACGACGTCGCCGCGTCGGATTCGGTACTCATCTGGGGTGATGCGCGGATCGGCAACGTGATCTACCAGGACTTCACCCCCGCGGCGATCCTCGACTGGGAGATGGCCACCCTCGGACCACGCGAGCTCGACGTGTCGTGGATGATCTTCGCGCACCAGGTCTTCCAGGAGCTCTGTGGGCTCGCGGCGCTGCCCGGCATGCCACATTTCCTGCGTGAGAACGACGTTCGCGACACCTATCGAGAATTGACCGGAGTCGAACTCGGTGACCTGCGGTGGTTCTCGGTGTTCGCGGGGGTGATCTGGTGCTGTGTGTTCATGCGCGCAGGCTCCCGACGCGTGCATTTCGGTGAGATCACCCGGCCCGCCGACGTCGACGCCGAACTCTTCTATCACCGCACCCTGCTGGAACGTCTTCTCGAGGAAGGACCATAA
- a CDS encoding nuclear transport factor 2 family protein, with protein sequence MMNDIAEKYLQTWNATGNDRADLLAAVWSPSVSYVDPLVEVSGHSGVSAVIDGVHEQFPEFVFSRLSEVDAHHRQLRFQWGLGPAGSEPVIVGFDVIVLDERGRIHDVRGFLDKVPA encoded by the coding sequence ATGATGAACGACATCGCAGAGAAGTACCTGCAAACGTGGAATGCCACCGGGAACGACCGGGCGGATCTCCTTGCCGCCGTCTGGTCGCCCTCTGTCTCTTACGTCGATCCGCTCGTGGAGGTCAGCGGTCACTCCGGCGTGAGCGCTGTGATCGACGGTGTGCACGAGCAGTTCCCCGAATTCGTGTTCTCCAGACTCAGCGAAGTGGACGCGCACCATCGGCAACTGCGATTCCAGTGGGGGCTCGGGCCGGCCGGATCAGAACCGGTGATTGTCGGTTTCGACGTGATAGTCCTCGATGAGCGGGGCAGGATCCACGACGTCCGAGGATTCCTCGACAAAGTGCCGGCGTGA